In the Bacillus shivajii genome, one interval contains:
- a CDS encoding YlaH-like family protein — protein MILATKTPASAPNMTPFAEWLGATNPENFLFAFTIMYIVINVLTILVFNLGFARKLPILKTIIVYVMMLFGNIFITFLALTLPIIESLFVAALVLGLYKFQMKRHKSEEETSTQE, from the coding sequence ATGATTTTGGCAACAAAGACGCCAGCGAGTGCACCGAATATGACCCCATTTGCAGAATGGTTAGGTGCAACAAACCCTGAAAACTTTTTATTTGCTTTTACAATTATGTACATCGTTATTAACGTACTTACAATTCTTGTTTTCAATTTAGGTTTTGCACGAAAACTACCAATATTAAAAACAATTATTGTTTATGTGATGATGCTTTTTGGTAATATTTTCATTACATTTTTAGCTTTGACCTTACCAATTATTGAATCACTGTTTGTAGCTGCGCTTGTTCTTGGTCTTTATAAATTCCAGATGAAACGGCATAAAAGTGAAGAAGAGACATCAACTCAAGAGTAA
- a CDS encoding YlaI family protein, with product MRVKCVICDVIENIDDYSPLAKKLRNRPIHTYMCETCSSRIEERTEKRKETGNFKLYNSEETEEELI from the coding sequence ATGAGAGTAAAATGTGTTATATGTGATGTCATTGAAAATATAGATGATTACTCCCCACTAGCTAAAAAACTAAGGAATCGCCCTATTCACACATATATGTGTGAAACTTGTTCATCTCGAATTGAAGAAAGAACTGAAAAAAGAAAAGAAACAGGAAATTTCAAACTTTATAATAGTGAGGAAACTGAAGAAGAACTCATTTAA
- a CDS encoding polysaccharide deacetylase family protein: MFIYGLVITSLIMSACNDNELQNNEIEENKEVEDTEDMVDEAKEDDFAEEESEAKEGNEENNENNKVNEEHNEKEVVENIEPEYELTSDHRVVPVDDANERVVLLTIDDAPENYGAEMARILHELDAGAIFFVNGHFLKSEEGKEQLKEIHELGFEIGNHTMTHANLSHITEEEQINEIVELNDLVEEIVGERPRFFRAPFGVNTDTSKRVVEDEEMQWMNWTYGYDYFEEYMEADALAEIMVETELLLNGANLLMHDREFTKDALEEIVEGLRNKEYEIVDPALIK, from the coding sequence ATGTTTATATACGGGTTAGTCATAACTTCATTAATAATGTCAGCATGTAACGATAATGAATTACAAAATAATGAAATTGAGGAAAATAAAGAAGTAGAAGATACAGAAGATATGGTCGACGAAGCGAAGGAAGATGATTTTGCAGAAGAAGAAAGTGAAGCAAAAGAAGGAAATGAAGAAAATAACGAAAATAACAAAGTCAATGAAGAACACAATGAAAAAGAGGTTGTAGAAAACATTGAGCCGGAGTATGAACTTACAAGCGACCATCGAGTTGTACCTGTAGATGATGCAAATGAACGAGTCGTTTTACTAACAATTGATGATGCTCCTGAAAATTACGGTGCAGAAATGGCTAGAATCTTGCACGAATTAGATGCTGGTGCGATCTTTTTTGTAAATGGGCATTTCCTTAAATCAGAAGAGGGGAAGGAACAATTAAAGGAAATACATGAATTAGGTTTTGAAATTGGAAACCATACGATGACTCATGCGAATTTATCGCACATAACTGAAGAAGAACAAATCAATGAAATTGTTGAATTAAATGATTTAGTTGAAGAGATTGTTGGAGAGCGTCCTCGCTTTTTTAGAGCACCATTTGGGGTGAATACAGATACATCAAAACGTGTCGTTGAAGACGAAGAGATGCAATGGATGAATTGGACTTATGGATATGACTATTTCGAAGAGTATATGGAAGCAGATGCTTTAGCAGAAATAATGGTCGAGACAGAATTACTTCTTAATGGCGCAAACCTTTTAATGCATGATCGTGAATTTACAAAAGATGCCCTTGAAGAAATCGTAGAAGGTTTACGAAATAAAGAATATGAAATCGTTGACCCAGCACTTATTAAATAA
- a CDS encoding UPF0223 family protein produces the protein MKNEVSFPISYDWSKDEVVDVIHFYEAIDQAYKKGVDRDLMIGLYKRFKEIVPSKSEEKQSFKDYEEQTDQSPYHVVKKAKEASPETIIKM, from the coding sequence TTGAAAAATGAAGTGAGTTTTCCAATCTCATATGATTGGTCAAAAGATGAAGTGGTAGATGTGATTCATTTTTATGAAGCGATTGATCAAGCTTATAAAAAAGGTGTTGATCGTGACTTAATGATAGGTTTGTATAAACGCTTTAAAGAAATTGTCCCTTCTAAGTCTGAAGAGAAGCAATCATTTAAAGATTATGAAGAGCAAACAGATCAATCACCGTATCACGTTGTGAAGAAAGCGAAGGAAGCATCTCCAGAAACGATTATTAAAATGTAG
- a CDS encoding PhoH family protein encodes MDKRRYILDTNVLLQDPLAIYAFDCHEVVIPAVVLEEVDSKKRYMDEVGRNARYVARLLDDLREKGKLHLGVALPNRGSLRVELNHRSFEKMKGHFIEPTNDNRILAVALNMKYEEEEKGSDVHVTLVSKDALLRVKADALGLHTEDFLSDRVVQYDRMYKGYQENWLPPETLDQLFQEKSLSTERVADHPIFPNQFFILKDETNASRSALAMANHTGEQLKLFLANEDPIWGIKPRNVQQRMAVELLTREDIPLVTLAGKAGTGKTLLSLAAGLYLTEDLQRYKKLLVARPVIPVGKDIGFLPGEKEEKLRPWMQPIFDNLEFLFNAKKPGELEQILAGMGSIQVEALTYIRGRSIPDQFIIIDEAQNLTKHEVKTILTRVGEGSKIVLMGDPKQIDHPYLDEYTNGLTYVTERLKHLGETGHIKLQKGERSGLAQMAADLL; translated from the coding sequence TTGGATAAGCGGCGCTACATTCTAGATACGAACGTTCTACTACAAGATCCACTGGCGATCTATGCATTTGATTGTCATGAAGTAGTTATCCCAGCTGTTGTCTTAGAAGAAGTTGATTCGAAAAAGAGGTATATGGATGAAGTTGGACGAAATGCGCGGTATGTAGCCAGGTTATTAGATGATTTAAGAGAAAAGGGGAAGTTACATTTAGGTGTAGCCCTACCTAATCGGGGCTCATTAAGAGTCGAATTGAATCATCGTTCTTTTGAGAAAATGAAAGGTCATTTTATTGAACCAACAAATGATAATCGTATATTAGCAGTTGCTTTAAATATGAAATATGAAGAAGAAGAGAAAGGTTCTGATGTTCATGTAACACTCGTTAGTAAAGATGCCCTATTGCGTGTTAAAGCTGATGCCTTAGGGTTGCATACAGAAGACTTTTTGAGTGACCGTGTAGTGCAATACGATCGTATGTATAAAGGTTATCAGGAAAACTGGCTCCCCCCGGAAACACTAGATCAATTATTTCAAGAGAAATCGTTATCTACTGAAAGAGTAGCAGATCACCCAATTTTCCCAAATCAATTTTTTATTTTAAAAGATGAAACAAATGCATCTCGTTCTGCCTTAGCGATGGCGAATCATACTGGAGAACAATTAAAATTGTTCCTAGCAAATGAAGACCCGATATGGGGAATTAAGCCAAGAAACGTTCAACAGCGCATGGCTGTAGAATTGTTAACTCGTGAGGACATTCCACTTGTTACATTGGCTGGAAAGGCTGGAACCGGGAAAACTTTATTGTCATTAGCGGCAGGGTTATATTTAACAGAGGATTTACAAAGATATAAGAAGTTGCTAGTGGCCAGGCCTGTAATTCCAGTAGGGAAGGATATTGGCTTTCTTCCAGGAGAAAAAGAAGAGAAATTACGTCCATGGATGCAGCCAATCTTCGATAACCTTGAATTTTTATTTAATGCAAAAAAGCCAGGTGAACTAGAGCAAATATTAGCAGGGATGGGGTCAATTCAAGTAGAGGCTCTCACATATATTCGTGGAAGAAGTATTCCGGATCAATTTATCATCATTGATGAAGCGCAAAATTTAACGAAACATGAAGTGAAAACGATTTTGACGAGGGTAGGAGAAGGTAGTAAAATTGTTTTGATGGGGGACCCAAAGCAAATTGACCACCCTTATTTAGATGAATATACGAATGGGTTAACCTATGTTACTGAAAGATTAAAGCATTTAGGTGAAACAGGGCATATAAAGCTACAAAAAGGGGAACGTTCAGGGTTAGCACAAATGGCTGCAGATTTATTATAG
- the glsA gene encoding glutaminase A gives MICNDKEAIDYMVEEANTYTKDGRVADYIPALKVADPDTLSVAIYENEKTCITAGNTEETFTLQSISKVLTLALALMDRGEDEVFSRVGMEPTGDPFNSMIKLETHSPSRPLNPMINAGALAVTSMIYGSSVDEKLGRLLAFIHELTGNSSIRYDEKVAKSEYETADLNRSLSYFMKQHGVIEDEVEHLLELYTKQCAIEVNCRDLAKIGYIIANEGKHVESQRPIIPLHIARILKTFMVTCGMYNASGEFAIRVGIPAKSGVSGGIMASVPYGVGIGIYGPALDDKGNSIAGMRLLESLSQRYDLSIF, from the coding sequence ATGATATGTAATGATAAAGAAGCCATTGATTATATGGTTGAAGAAGCAAATACATATACGAAGGATGGTAGGGTAGCAGATTATATCCCTGCTTTAAAAGTTGCAGACCCAGATACACTTTCAGTTGCTATATATGAAAACGAAAAAACATGTATTACAGCAGGGAATACGGAGGAGACTTTTACACTCCAAAGTATCTCTAAAGTATTAACTTTAGCTTTAGCATTGATGGATAGAGGAGAAGATGAAGTGTTTTCTCGTGTTGGTATGGAACCGACTGGAGACCCATTTAATTCGATGATTAAGCTTGAGACGCATTCACCTTCTAGGCCATTAAATCCAATGATAAATGCAGGAGCATTGGCAGTAACTTCAATGATTTATGGGTCTTCTGTTGATGAAAAGTTGGGAAGACTGTTAGCTTTCATTCATGAGTTAACAGGGAATTCCTCCATACGTTATGATGAAAAGGTTGCAAAATCAGAATATGAAACAGCTGACTTAAACCGCTCACTAAGTTACTTTATGAAACAACATGGAGTGATCGAAGACGAGGTAGAACATTTACTTGAACTTTATACAAAGCAATGTGCTATTGAAGTCAATTGCAGAGACTTAGCAAAAATCGGCTATATCATTGCAAATGAAGGGAAACATGTAGAGTCTCAACGTCCAATCATTCCATTGCATATTGCGCGTATCTTAAAAACATTTATGGTTACATGTGGAATGTATAATGCATCTGGTGAATTTGCTATTCGTGTAGGAATTCCTGCAAAAAGTGGTGTATCAGGTGGGATCATGGCATCTGTACCATACGGGGTAGGAATTGGTATATACGGACCTGCACTAGACGATAAAGGAAACAGTATTGCAGGGATGAGGTTGTTAGAGTCTCTCTCTCAAAGGTACGATTTAAGTATTTTTTAA
- a CDS encoding aminotransferase class I/II-fold pyridoxal phosphate-dependent enzyme has product MNDKQSKTPLFDGLLQHIQSEPVQFHIPGHKSGEGMDPSFRKFIGDNVLSLDLINISPLDDLHHPDGIIKEAQQLAAEAFGAEHTFFSVQGTSGAIMTMIMSVCGPGEKIIVPRNVHKSIMSAIVFSGATPIFIHPELDKSLGVSHGITVESVDKALKAHPDAKGLLVINPTYFGISANIKRIVALAHSYDIPVLVDEAHGVHIHFHEDLPLSAMQAGADMAATSVHKLGGSLTQSSVLNIQGPRVSKHRVQSIISMLTTTSTSYILLASLDAARRHLAINGEELLNDTISLSKRTREALNNIKGIYSPGTELLDDRAIFDMDPTKIIISVKELGISGYEVEVWLRENYQIEVELSDLYNILCIITLGDSEAKTEKLIEALTKLSKQRLQTTEKKERENVNVYVPNIPTLAFSPRDAFYAETEIIPLNQSDGRVSAEFVMVYPPGIPILIPGEIIDKENLTYISKNMEAGLPVQGPEDPTLKTIRVIRERKAIV; this is encoded by the coding sequence TTGAACGACAAACAATCAAAAACTCCTTTATTTGATGGACTTTTGCAACATATTCAGAGTGAACCCGTTCAATTTCATATTCCTGGCCATAAAAGCGGTGAAGGCATGGACCCATCCTTCCGTAAATTCATAGGAGATAATGTCCTTTCTTTAGATTTAATTAACATATCTCCATTAGATGACCTCCACCATCCAGATGGTATTATTAAAGAAGCACAACAATTAGCTGCTGAAGCATTTGGTGCTGAACACACTTTTTTTTCAGTTCAAGGTACAAGTGGTGCAATCATGACAATGATTATGAGTGTTTGCGGTCCTGGAGAGAAAATTATTGTCCCGAGAAACGTTCATAAATCAATTATGTCAGCGATTGTATTTTCCGGTGCTACACCAATTTTCATCCACCCTGAACTCGATAAATCATTAGGGGTTTCACACGGAATTACTGTAGAATCAGTAGATAAAGCATTAAAAGCTCACCCAGATGCAAAGGGACTACTTGTTATTAACCCTACTTATTTCGGCATTTCAGCCAATATAAAACGTATTGTAGCATTAGCACATAGTTATGACATTCCAGTTCTCGTCGATGAGGCTCATGGCGTTCACATTCATTTTCATGAAGACCTTCCTTTATCAGCCATGCAAGCAGGAGCCGATATGGCTGCTACAAGTGTTCATAAACTTGGGGGATCTTTAACTCAAAGCTCGGTATTAAATATTCAAGGTCCTAGAGTTTCAAAACATCGTGTACAAAGTATAATTAGTATGTTAACGACTACGTCTACGTCTTACATTTTATTAGCTTCATTAGATGCGGCACGCAGACATCTTGCCATTAATGGTGAAGAATTATTAAATGATACAATCTCATTATCCAAACGAACTAGAGAGGCACTTAACAATATCAAAGGCATTTATTCTCCAGGAACAGAACTATTAGACGACCGGGCCATCTTTGACATGGATCCAACAAAAATTATTATATCTGTAAAAGAGCTTGGCATTTCCGGATATGAAGTGGAAGTTTGGCTTAGAGAAAATTATCAAATTGAAGTTGAACTAAGTGATTTGTATAACATCTTATGTATCATTACACTCGGTGATTCGGAAGCGAAAACGGAAAAATTAATCGAAGCATTAACTAAGCTTTCAAAACAAAGATTACAAACGACAGAAAAAAAAGAACGTGAAAATGTAAATGTATACGTCCCTAATATTCCAACTCTAGCCTTCTCACCGAGAGATGCATTTTATGCTGAAACTGAAATTATTCCATTGAATCAATCTGATGGAAGAGTAAGTGCTGAATTTGTCATGGTATACCCACCTGGGATTCCTATTTTAATTCCAGGAGAGATTATTGATAAAGAAAACTTAACATATATTTCAAAAAATATGGAAGCCGGCTTACCAGTCCAAGGGCCAGAGGACCCGACGTTAAAAACCATAAGAGTAATCCGAGAAAGAAAAGCAATAGTATAA
- a CDS encoding GapA-binding peptide SR1P: MGSIVCQTCEEIIEWYEDEKVSVLYGSCCDCADEKQLDHQEV; the protein is encoded by the coding sequence ATGGGAAGCATTGTATGCCAAACTTGTGAAGAAATCATTGAATGGTACGAAGATGAAAAGGTATCGGTGCTATATGGAAGTTGTTGCGATTGTGCAGATGAAAAGCAGTTAGATCATCAAGAAGTATAA
- a CDS encoding pyridoxamine 5'-phosphate oxidase family protein produces the protein MANQVETELTEELLPLLRQERYVTIATVDHDNGGPNVNAISWVYGQDSKTVRFAVDNRSRIVENIRKEPQVTLTVIGAGSTYAIAGEAKVIHEKMEDVPLKLALVEISVSEVRDVMFYGARITTEPKYEKTYDKDAAEKLDRQVMAAMKKD, from the coding sequence ATGGCTAATCAAGTTGAAACAGAATTAACTGAAGAACTTCTCCCCCTTTTAAGACAAGAAAGATATGTAACAATAGCAACAGTTGATCATGACAATGGAGGACCAAATGTAAATGCGATTTCATGGGTTTACGGTCAAGATTCAAAAACGGTGCGTTTTGCGGTAGATAATCGTTCTCGCATTGTAGAAAATATCCGTAAAGAGCCACAAGTAACATTAACGGTTATTGGTGCTGGATCTACATATGCGATTGCAGGTGAAGCAAAAGTTATCCATGAAAAAATGGAAGATGTTCCTTTAAAATTAGCATTAGTAGAAATATCTGTATCTGAAGTACGTGATGTCATGTTCTATGGTGCGCGTATTACGACTGAACCGAAATATGAAAAAACGTATGATAAAGATGCTGCAGAAAAGCTCGATCGTCAAGTAATGGCAGCAATGAAAAAAGACTAA
- a CDS encoding YlaN family protein, with the protein MSVETVSGQSEKAYALLKEDAQKILNLIEVQMTNLTMPQCPLYEEVLDTQMFGLSREIDFAIRLNLIGEEEGKQLLDQLEKQLSALHEASMKKNN; encoded by the coding sequence ATGTCAGTTGAGACCGTTTCCGGACAGAGCGAGAAAGCTTATGCCCTTCTAAAAGAAGATGCTCAAAAGATCCTAAACTTGATCGAAGTCCAAATGACAAACTTAACGATGCCTCAATGTCCTCTTTATGAAGAGGTTCTAGATACACAAATGTTCGGCTTATCAAGAGAAATCGATTTTGCGATTCGATTAAACTTGATCGGTGAAGAAGAGGGAAAGCAGCTGCTAGATCAATTAGAAAAACAGTTGTCGGCTCTTCATGAGGCCTCGATGAAAAAAAATAATTAA
- a CDS encoding DUF5325 family protein has translation MRSFDLSFFLLALIGTASLISVGVGIAEESIMIILASIVIFIVSLGAGFTRKKKLREQEGRA, from the coding sequence ATGAGGTCATTTGATTTATCATTCTTTTTATTAGCCCTTATAGGTACTGCTAGCCTTATCAGTGTTGGTGTTGGGATAGCTGAAGAAAGTATTATGATTATTTTAGCATCTATTGTTATCTTTATTGTATCGTTAGGTGCAGGGTTTACTCGAAAGAAAAAATTAAGAGAACAAGAAGGACGAGCATAA
- a CDS encoding inositol monophosphatase family protein, whose protein sequence is MTNEGWRQLYDQAIKWTKEAGEYIKKEMVKSFQISTKANQHDLVTDVDKGVEDFFSKKLNESYPEHRLMGEEGTAENIHDLKGTIWILDPIDGTVNFVHQESYFAISIGIYQEGVGKIGIVYDVMHDELFTALEGEGAYLNERRLDPLQPVNMEQAILSFNAGWILKDRRLEKLVKQSRGIRSYGAAALEMAYVAAGRLDAYISFNLAPWDIAGGAVIIKEVGGKTTNYEGEELSFLSKDTLLAASPIIHEKILSEIDK, encoded by the coding sequence TTGACTAATGAGGGTTGGCGTCAATTATACGATCAAGCAATAAAATGGACGAAGGAAGCTGGAGAATACATAAAAAAAGAAATGGTAAAAAGCTTTCAAATTAGTACGAAAGCGAATCAGCATGACTTAGTTACCGATGTAGATAAAGGTGTCGAGGATTTTTTTAGTAAAAAGCTTAACGAATCTTATCCTGAGCATCGGTTAATGGGAGAAGAAGGGACAGCAGAAAACATTCATGATTTAAAAGGGACGATATGGATTTTAGACCCGATAGATGGGACTGTTAACTTTGTCCATCAAGAAAGCTACTTTGCTATTTCCATTGGCATTTATCAAGAAGGTGTAGGGAAAATTGGGATTGTCTATGATGTTATGCATGATGAACTTTTCACTGCTCTAGAAGGTGAAGGAGCATATTTAAATGAGAGGCGCCTTGATCCATTACAACCAGTTAATATGGAGCAAGCCATTTTAAGCTTTAATGCAGGGTGGATCTTAAAAGATCGACGTTTAGAGAAGTTGGTTAAACAATCCCGAGGTATACGCTCTTATGGTGCGGCAGCACTAGAAATGGCTTATGTAGCTGCAGGCAGGTTAGACGCATACATTAGCTTTAACTTAGCTCCGTGGGATATCGCAGGGGGTGCTGTGATCATTAAAGAAGTTGGCGGAAAGACAACAAATTATGAAGGAGAAGAATTATCGTTTTTATCAAAAGATACGTTACTTGCTGCGAGTCCAATCATACATGAAAAAATCTTAAGTGAAATTGATAAGTAA
- a CDS encoding peptidyl-prolyl cis-trans isomerase — MILLIKGNVQHTITIDPGVWIFDDRKVDLDTYFSQDQLNHQNQELNDLGKAWDNHRQEGTKSFSNGNDVKMSRKEIKESSYGIPLYPFLRNATPNEQASHILFKCKEGEDHKIVLEEAQEGILGFSHKGSPLVEDGPVHFYYRDGSNKDNPITSIEQIIVE; from the coding sequence ATGATTTTATTAATTAAAGGAAATGTGCAACATACAATTACCATTGATCCTGGGGTATGGATTTTTGATGACCGCAAAGTAGACCTTGATACTTATTTTTCCCAAGATCAATTAAATCATCAAAACCAAGAATTAAATGATCTAGGAAAAGCATGGGATAACCATAGACAAGAAGGTACAAAATCTTTTTCCAATGGAAATGACGTAAAAATGAGTCGTAAAGAAATAAAGGAATCCTCATATGGTATTCCTTTATACCCATTTTTAAGAAATGCTACTCCTAATGAACAAGCAAGCCACATTCTTTTTAAGTGTAAAGAGGGAGAAGATCATAAAATTGTTTTAGAAGAAGCTCAAGAGGGGATATTAGGTTTCTCCCATAAAGGAAGCCCATTAGTAGAAGATGGACCTGTACACTTTTACTATCGAGATGGCTCTAACAAAGACAATCCAATTACTTCAATCGAACAAATTATCGTTGAATAA
- a CDS encoding YhcN/YlaJ family sporulation lipoprotein, with protein sequence MGKYMIIFLLPLFLFIACQAPNEGARYEDQIETDQYGGYHAEQYTATDVANHLARLSTEVADVNRATAIVLGPYALVGIDVDGEVDQSGVGSIKHQVAEALADDPYGAQAAVTADPDIVNRIEEMRVEMGQGRPLTAIADELAAIVGRIIPVVPSEEHQQAEPLDSNEERTDPSDERDLEELQDEQSKGRVDNKRNVQE encoded by the coding sequence ATGGGAAAATACATGATCATTTTTCTCTTACCACTATTTCTGTTCATTGCATGCCAAGCTCCAAATGAAGGTGCTAGATATGAAGATCAAATTGAAACTGATCAATACGGTGGTTATCACGCGGAACAATATACAGCAACTGATGTAGCAAACCATTTAGCAAGGTTAAGTACAGAAGTTGCAGATGTAAACCGAGCAACAGCAATCGTCCTCGGTCCGTATGCCCTTGTTGGGATTGATGTAGATGGTGAGGTTGATCAATCCGGTGTTGGTTCAATTAAACATCAAGTTGCTGAAGCATTAGCAGATGACCCTTACGGTGCTCAAGCCGCAGTAACAGCCGATCCTGATATCGTAAACAGAATTGAGGAGATGCGTGTTGAAATGGGACAAGGAAGGCCATTAACAGCCATTGCCGATGAACTAGCGGCTATCGTAGGACGTATCATCCCAGTTGTCCCTAGTGAAGAACATCAACAGGCAGAGCCACTAGACTCAAATGAGGAACGGACAGATCCATCTGATGAACGTGACTTAGAGGAACTTCAAGATGAACAAAGTAAAGGGAGAGTAGACAATAAAAGAAATGTACAGGAATAA
- a CDS encoding YktB family protein, translated as MTTFNGFHKDDFNVFHIEGLEERMEGIKERIQPKFKNISEDIIENLSRSVGHEMHLHVAKHARRKVNPPNDTWSAYCHNKRGYKKHPHFQVGMFDDHVFIWLAFIYELPNKSEIANVFLDDLDSVKENIPNDYVISLDHMKKDAESIESIDLQKALERFRDVKKAEFLIGRHIDANDPLLQDGDKFINYVQETFEMLTPLYKMSMRDYSIEE; from the coding sequence ATGACAACTTTTAATGGGTTTCATAAAGACGACTTTAACGTCTTTCATATTGAGGGCCTTGAAGAAAGAATGGAAGGAATTAAAGAACGGATCCAGCCAAAATTTAAGAACATTTCAGAAGACATAATAGAAAACCTCTCTAGATCAGTTGGTCATGAAATGCACTTACACGTTGCAAAGCACGCCCGTAGAAAAGTTAATCCACCTAACGATACTTGGTCTGCCTATTGTCATAATAAACGTGGCTACAAAAAGCATCCTCATTTTCAAGTTGGCATGTTTGATGATCACGTATTTATATGGCTGGCATTTATTTATGAATTACCAAATAAATCAGAAATTGCTAACGTATTCTTAGATGATCTTGACTCTGTGAAAGAAAATATTCCAAATGATTATGTCATTTCACTAGATCATATGAAAAAGGATGCAGAGTCAATTGAATCAATTGACTTACAAAAAGCACTGGAACGCTTTCGTGATGTAAAAAAAGCTGAATTTCTTATTGGGCGACATATTGATGCAAATGATCCCCTCTTACAAGACGGTGATAAATTCATCAATTATGTACAAGAAACATTTGAAATGTTAACACCGTTATATAAAATGTCCATGCGTGACTACAGCATTGAAGAATAG
- a CDS encoding M23 family metallopeptidase, protein MKKYIFSLFTVFLLTACQEQPPEDGEEDNNLEEEQATEDVETDNDILDEEDKEEIVQMKELNVYEMNDKNVIKVEELANKLNGEFTFDEMDRTLKMTISDREFYLVYEIPVLEVDGEYLATDEVLLVIDDDSIPYVTKEFINHGLETEYESVEGNELAFVWEDKVVQAWAPPAQDEFDLHSLTVEEMIDYLSFLNKPIEGAQVSTVESHLPGAPRNYRHGTHEGIDWYAWGSGIEITTDTPILAMAEGKVVRVDHGFEEYPSPEVRNEDLDLAAEIGLTPEYILDRLRGKQVWVQYENGVMNRFAHLDRIPDELELGQIVNENTVIGYVGNTGTSHAFTGENGGLHLHQDLLIYGELFWEPYEPQEVTQILKGIWGNQ, encoded by the coding sequence TTGAAGAAATATATATTTTCGTTGTTTACAGTGTTTTTATTAACAGCATGTCAAGAACAACCCCCTGAAGATGGTGAAGAGGATAATAACCTTGAAGAAGAACAAGCTACAGAAGATGTTGAGACAGATAATGACATATTGGATGAAGAAGATAAAGAAGAAATTGTACAGATGAAAGAATTAAACGTATATGAAATGAATGATAAAAATGTCATTAAAGTAGAAGAGCTTGCGAATAAATTAAATGGTGAATTTACGTTCGATGAGATGGATCGAACATTGAAGATGACAATTTCTGATCGTGAATTTTATCTTGTATATGAAATCCCTGTATTAGAGGTTGATGGAGAGTATCTTGCGACTGATGAGGTGTTGTTAGTCATTGACGATGATTCTATTCCATATGTAACGAAAGAATTCATTAACCATGGTTTAGAAACAGAGTATGAATCGGTTGAAGGAAATGAACTAGCATTTGTTTGGGAAGATAAAGTTGTCCAAGCTTGGGCTCCTCCTGCTCAAGACGAATTTGATCTACATTCTTTAACTGTTGAAGAGATGATTGATTATTTATCCTTTTTAAACAAACCTATTGAGGGTGCACAAGTAAGTACAGTTGAAAGCCATTTGCCAGGAGCTCCGAGAAACTATCGACATGGAACTCATGAAGGGATCGATTGGTATGCTTGGGGATCTGGTATAGAAATTACAACAGATACCCCTATTCTCGCGATGGCAGAAGGGAAAGTTGTACGAGTTGATCATGGTTTTGAAGAGTACCCTTCACCAGAAGTTCGTAACGAAGATTTAGACCTTGCTGCAGAAATTGGTTTAACGCCAGAATATATTTTAGATAGACTCCGCGGCAAACAAGTTTGGGTACAATATGAAAATGGTGTGATGAATCGTTTTGCTCACTTAGACCGAATTCCAGATGAATTAGAGCTTGGTCAAATTGTTAATGAAAACACGGTCATCGGTTATGTAGGTAACACAGGCACTAGTCATGCTTTCACAGGAGAAAATGGAGGGTTACATTTACATCAAGATCTGTTGATTTATGGAGAATTATTTTGGGAGCCATATGAACCCCAAGAAGTTACGCAAATCTTAAAAGGAATATGGGGAAATCAATAA